TGCGCCGTCCGGCGAGGTCTTCGACGCCGAGCCGGGCGAGTACGCTGGCTACGATCCCCTTATCCTTGCGGGACGGTCGTCGGAGCCATCCGAGGTGGACGAACCTGCCGCCGAGAACGAAACGCCCGACGCTCACGGGGAAGTTCAGGTCTATATCGCCGCGCTGGGGAAGGTAGGCGACCCGGTGATGACACGCCCCGACCGGGTTGCCGTAGATGGAGATTTCGCCCGAGGTCGGGAAGAGCAGGCCCGCAACGACCTTGAGCAGCGTCGATTTGCCGCTGCCGTTGTCCCCGACGAGCGCGATCTGCGATCCGTTCGGGGCCGTGAGGTCGGCGTTTGTCAGGGCCGCGGCGCTGGAGCCGGGGTAGCGGGCCGAAACGGCGCGAACCGCCAGGGCGGGCGCGCCGGGTACGGGGTCGGCGTGGCGGGAGCGACCGTAGGGGAGCTTCGGGAGGACGACGGTGTTCATCTCCGGTTTCAGCCGTCGAGAGCGTCGGTTATGGTGGCGACGTTGTAGCGCATCATCCCGACGTAGGTCTCGCCCTCGGTGCCTTTTTCGCCGAGGGCGTCGGTGTAGAGGGGCGGGGCGAGCTCCACCCCGGCCTCGCAGGCCACCTGCTCCATCAGGGCCGGGTTCGAGATGTTCTCGGTGAAGATAGCGGGCACGCCGGAGAGCTCTATCTCCCCGACAAGCCCGGCGGTCTCCCCGGCGGACGGGTCTGCGGCTTCGGTGGTGAAGGAGGCGAGGCCCGCACCGACGACTTCGTAGTCGTAGGCCCGGGAGAAGTAGCCGAAGGTGTCGTGCGAGGTAACGAGCCTGCGGCTTTCGGGCGGAACGCCTTCGCTTTCCTCGGAGATCCAGGCATCGAGTTCTTCAAGCTCCGCAAGGTATTCTTCGGCGTTTCGTCTGTAGGCTGCGGCGTTGTCGGGGTCGGACTCGACGAGCGCGTCCCGCACGGCCTCGACCATCACCCCGGCGTTCGACACATCCTGCCAGACGTGAGGATCGTATTCGTCGGGCGCGTTCTCCCCGTTATCATCGGAAGGGCCTTCTTCGGGGCCGGGCGGGGCTTCCTCTTCGGATAGGACGAGGGGTTCTATATTCTCGGTAACGACGACGCGCTCTGCCCCGGCCCCGGAGGACTTGTAGAGGCTGTAGAGCCAGACCTCGAACTCAAGGCCGTTCTCAAAGACAAGGTCCGCCTCGGAGAGCGTTGCGCTGTTCTGCGGGGTCGGCTCGAAGGTGTGGGCGTCGCCGTCCGGCCCGACAAGCGTCTGCAGTTCGATGTTCTCGGCACCGACGTTCCGGACGTAGTCGCCGAGGATGCTGTAGGTCGCAACGACGTTCAGTTTGCCGTCGAGGCCGCCCCGGTCCCCCGACCCTTCCCGACCGACCTGCTCCGCAGAGCAGCCGACCATACCGAGCGAGACGGTGACCGCTGCTGCTGCTGCTGCGAGCATCCTCTTTACATGCATTCTCTCTCCTGTCCGTAAGGCCGGTCTGCTGAGCGGCTCTTCTCTAGCGGGGGCGGCTCGCTTTGCAGGTGCTGCATCCTCTGCCACCGGACTCGTACTGCACCAGCAGCCACTCGGCGTCGGTGAGAAACGCGCCGGAGTCGTACTTCTTGAGGGCCGCTCTTACTCGGGTTTCGATCTCTCGGGCTCTGGCCTGCGGGGTAGGCTTGCTTTTCAGAAGAGTTCCTTTCATAGCTTGTAGGAGACCACCGTCCCCGTATCGAAGCCCGCCGTCAGGATCCGGTCGTTCATGGCCCAGGCGAGCTGTGAGACGGCGGCGTCTCCGTGTGCAAGGGCCGTCGGCGCGGGCTGAAGAAGCGGGTTCCAGACGGAAACCTCGCCGTCGAGCGTGCCGGAGGCGAGAAGGCTGCCTTTGCGCTGGAAGGCGAGCGCGCCGACGTTGGCCTCGCCCGCGCCCGAGAGCGAGACCGGCGTCGTCCCGGCCGGGCCTCTGCCGGAGCAGTCCCAGACGGTAACGGTCGGACCGCCGCCCGTGGCCAGCAGGCGGCTCGCCGGGTCCCAGGCAAGCTCCCTGACCTTTGTCGGGTAGCCGTGCATCTGAAGGTCTCTGCCGCTTTCGTGGATCCAGAAATGAACCGTTGAGTCCTGGTCCCCGGTGGCGATAAACCGACCGTTCGGGCTCCACCTGATAACAAGCGTAGACCCCTGCCACTCAAACCGGCGGCGCGGCGCGCCGGAGTCGACCCCGAAAAGGGAGATGCCCCCGTAGGACGCACTCGCAAGCTCGGCTTGATCCCCTGTTGCGCCCGGCCTCCACGCGACGTCCGAGACCGTGCTGCCGTGCGGCTCAGACTCCCAGAGCAGCTCCGAGTCGCCGACGCGCCACAGCCGGACAACCGGCCCGGCGGCGGTGGCGATAAACCGACCGTCCGGGGAGAACGCGACCTTCTCCACCCACGCCGCACCACCGGCGAGCGCGGCGCTCTCTTCGCCGTCCCAGACCTTCCAGACCCGAACATGACCATCCTGACCGCAGCTTGCGACCAGCCGACCGTCCCGGCTCCACGACACGGACAAAGCTCCGAAGTCATGGCCGGGGAGGGCGTGACGCGTTCGGCCGGTCTTCACCTCCAGAAGCAGCACCGGACCCTCGACCGAGGCCGCTGCGAACAGACGACCGTCCGGCGAGGGGGAGAGGTCGACGACGTGTCCCTCCGCGTCCGCCCGCCAGAGTACGTCGAGCGCTTTCGGCCTCGGGCGGCCCGCGCCGCGCCGCGCGCCGTTTTGCGTCCGCCTCATGTAAGGCACGCCCTGAAGCCGGAGTTGAGCTCCTCCCGGTCGAGGTTGCGTCCGATAAAGATAAGCGAGTTCCCCCGGGGCGCGTCATCCCAGGGTTTCTCGGGTTTCCCGTCGAAAAGCATATGAACGCCCTGAAAGACAAAC
This sequence is a window from Rubrobacter indicoceani. Protein-coding genes within it:
- a CDS encoding metal ABC transporter ATP-binding protein, encoding MNTVVLPKLPYGRSRHADPVPGAPALAVRAVSARYPGSSAAALTNADLTAPNGSQIALVGDNGSGKSTLLKVVAGLLFPTSGEISIYGNPVGACHHRVAYLPQRGDIDLNFPVSVGRFVLGGRFVHLGWLRRPSRKDKGIVASVLARLGVEDLAGRRIGALSGGQQQRALLARALAQESDLLLLDEPLTAVDAETRDRIQLVTEELRKAGKTLIVATHDLDNLYDEYDAVVCLCKGRTSPSDAGAR
- a CDS encoding metal ABC transporter solute-binding protein, Zn/Mn family, which produces MHVKRMLAAAAAAVTVSLGMVGCSAEQVGREGSGDRGGLDGKLNVVATYSILGDYVRNVGAENIELQTLVGPDGDAHTFEPTPQNSATLSEADLVFENGLEFEVWLYSLYKSSGAGAERVVVTENIEPLVLSEEEAPPGPEEGPSDDNGENAPDEYDPHVWQDVSNAGVMVEAVRDALVESDPDNAAAYRRNAEEYLAELEELDAWISEESEGVPPESRRLVTSHDTFGYFSRAYDYEVVGAGLASFTTEAADPSAGETAGLVGEIELSGVPAIFTENISNPALMEQVACEAGVELAPPLYTDALGEKGTEGETYVGMMRYNVATITDALDG
- a CDS encoding WD40 repeat domain-containing protein — translated: MRRTQNGARRGAGRPRPKALDVLWRADAEGHVVDLSPSPDGRLFAAASVEGPVLLLEVKTGRTRHALPGHDFGALSVSWSRDGRLVASCGQDGHVRVWKVWDGEESAALAGGAAWVEKVAFSPDGRFIATAAGPVVRLWRVGDSELLWESEPHGSTVSDVAWRPGATGDQAELASASYGGISLFGVDSGAPRRRFEWQGSTLVIRWSPNGRFIATGDQDSTVHFWIHESGRDLQMHGYPTKVRELAWDPASRLLATGGGPTVTVWDCSGRGPAGTTPVSLSGAGEANVGALAFQRKGSLLASGTLDGEVSVWNPLLQPAPTALAHGDAAVSQLAWAMNDRILTAGFDTGTVVSYKL